GCTACCGCTTCAATTAAGAACTGTTTTAGGATATCAATAGGTTTTGCACCGACCGCTTTCCGTATTCCGATTTCTCGAGTTCGTTCCGTGACGGAAACCAGCATAATGTTCATAATTCCAATCCCGCCAACTAATAGCGAAATCGCACCGATACTCGCGAGCATTGCGGTTAGAATAGCGGTTATACTTTCGAGAATACTTAAAAATTCACCCTGACTTTTAACCGAGAAATCGTCTTCATCAAGCCGACGACGAAGTAGCCGTTTAACTTCATCCATAGCTTTTGGTATATCTTCTGTTTTCGGCGTGGTGAGATAAATAAACGATATATTGGTTAGCCCAAATAAATCCTGCGCTGCCGTTAATGGGATGAACACAGTATCATCCTGATTCTGGTCGAAAATATACCCTTTTTCTTCCATAATTCCGATAACCCGGAATTTGCTCCCTTTAATCCAGATAGATTTTCCCAGCGGGTCAAGTCCGCTGAATAAGTCTTTCCATACCGCTTGTCCAAGCACACATACCCGGCGGTCAGAATCGAGATGACTTTTCCCAAAAAATTCGCCCCGGACTGGTTTCCATTCTCGGCAATCCTGAAATTCTGGGGTGGTGCCAACAACCAGCGTCGTTTTCCGAACGCGACTGCCATATTTGACAATTGCAACATTGAAAATTCCCGGCGCAACTTTCAGATGATAACTATTGCGGGATTCAAGCATTTCAGCATCGCGATATTTCAATCGATTAACCGGTGAAACCGGTCCCATTCGGTCAACGTTACCTGGCATAACGACAAAGAGATTTGTGCCAAGGCCTTTAATCTGCGAGGTAATCATTTTGCGAACCGTTAGTGAGATACCGAGAAGTAATACGACTGCTGCGACGCCAATAATAATTCCGAGCATCGTTAATGAGGCGCGAAGTTTATTTGCGGTGAGTCCTTCAAGAGCTAGTCGGGTACTTTCGATTAACTGCATATTTTCAAAATGCAAACTATTTAACGCGGAATCAGACGGTTATAACTAACGCATTTTAGTCCCTTTGTATCTGTTAGCATCCGTTTATAAAAGTTATCGTTATAATTCTTTTTTCATTACCACATACCGTCTGGATTCTTTAAATCCGACTTTAGAATAGACTACCGATGCTTTATCGTCAGTCCATAGGAGCCAAGCGTTATGGTGACCACGATTGCGCATCTGTTCAATCGTTCGCGCTAAAAGCACCTGTCCGATTCCTTTCCCTTGGTATCGATCACTGACCCCAAACGGGCCGAAATGCTCTTCTTCATATTGACAATACCCGATAATTTCATCGTCTCCTTTAATCGCGAGGAATATCTGTTCTTCTTTAAATCGACCGTAGGTTAATAGCGTCAAATTTTCTCGCGCAATCCGAATCCAATTTCCGGGCATATCTTTTCGCATAAATTCAAGATACGGGATAAGGTATTTCCGTTCATATTTCTGAATCCGTATTCCTTCCTGGAGTAACCGCTTTTCCGTTTCAAGAATTTTTTCTGGAATAGTAAACTGCCAGATATGCGCGTCCATCGATAACGGTCGTGCAGTGATTTTAAATCCGACTTTTTCGAAAAATTGCACCGCTTCCGGATACGCATGAATGTCTATGCCCGGAACGAAATAATTCGGTGCATAGGTAGCAATCGCAATAATTTTTCGGTTCCGCGCTTTAAAAAACGATTCAACTGCAGTCCATAATTTCAAGCCGATTCCCCGATGCCGGAAATCTGGGTCAACGCCAGCTGCGGTAATCCATCCCAGGTCTTCGAGCATTCCCGCTCCTTCGAGCGGAACGCGGAACACTACACCATACATAAATCCTACTAATTGACCTGACTCGGTTTTTGCGACTTGCAATCCGTCAATATCGAAGTTGGGGTCAAGCAGAATTTTCCGTTCGAATATATCCAGTGTAATTCCGTCTATCGGCAAGCAGCGATTCCATAACGCGATTAATTTTTCAGTATCTTTATAACAAAATGGTGCAACTGATATGGATTCCATAAACCAAAACTCCTTTTTTGCATTTTTTATAGATATCGGGTTAAACCCAAAGTATGACTATATTTTATTACCCGAGCTGAATTTATCTCGATGTATATCGAGGCTCGGAGCAAAGCAATATGTTGGTTTATCTTGTTATAGTGTTATTATATTAAATGAATGATTAATATTATACCGTAATTTGCGAGTTTGCAAAGATATAGATAGAGTTCACCGATGATTCTAACGGATACGAACGGAGGTGTGGAATTTAGAATGACTTAGCGCTAAGGTAAAAAATTGATACTTTACGCCAGAGTTATGTATATGGATTCAATGAATCAAATCCCTAGAAAAAGTCATTTTTATGAACGCGGGTATAGGAATTTACACTAGAGCGTTCGGATATTTCGAGACCACCAAGATGATTCTGCAGTTAAGTAGGAGTATGTGCTCCCCGGGATAGCTACACTAATTCGAACAAACACGGCGGCAACGGATGAACTATTGAACGTGGTATTATAATTATAATCACAACGATAGATACAGTTAAAACCGGTAACATATTTTGCAATCGGGATACCCCCAGAGTTTAACGTTCCGGTAAAAGGAGAGACTCGGCGTATTGTACTGTCTGTTGCTCTATAGTAATGCACGGTTGATAATCCATATCCATTATCACTATACGTGGTGCAGACGAAATAGGTGCTACTTATAGAGCCAAAATATAAGGTTTTTTGGATATCCTGACCAATTCTATACATGGCGGTCGAGATTTCTTTTTGTGCGGTAGTTTCCTGTTCGCCGACATAGAGCATTTGCGTCGATTTCGCAAATAAATCGACGATTGGAATAAGAATAACCAATAAAATTGCGGCAACTATTGCTACTTCCGGTAGTGTCATTCCTGTATTTTTGGATTGTAGATTTTGGATGTTGGATTTATGCATTGCGTTATATTCCTCCTATACTCATTTGCGTCTGATACGAACAAATCGGATTTCTAAATTTCGGGTCGGTTGTCGGGCGTCCGTATAAGTAAACATGGCAGGTAAAGGTGGTAATCCCGGTTGTCGTATCGTCGGAGCGAATCGTTTCGATTTCAAATGATGTATCAGCGCTGGAAGGATGTCGTGGATGAATTACCGTATCCACAGCATAGGTTCCTGTTGCAGGATTATATACCGTATAGGCGGTAGTATCATTAGCATTATAAATCCCGAACGCTTTGATTACCTCCATTTTATCTCTCCCGATATGGGCAGCAGTAACTACATATTCATTCTTTTTCGTATAATATTTTCCCCAGAGAACCGCACTATATACCGCAACAATACCTATTACCAAGATAAGTGCTGCAACTAATACTTCAACTAAAGTAAACCCAGCGTATAATGGTTGTTTTTGAATTGAATTCATAATAAATTAACACCCCCAAGGTTTTTCGTTGAGAGAGATATTTGATAGTGTGTTTACATACTATATGGTAATTCTCGCCAGCTTTTTGAAGCTATCTGTTTCCGACTCGTAAACCTACTCATATCAAAACCTAACGGTGGATTCAAATGAACATCCGGGTCGAACTGATAACTCCCTGAAGGGAATCCGTTGATATCAGCTCCCATACATACAATAACGCCATCAAT
This portion of the bacterium genome encodes:
- a CDS encoding ABC transporter permease, whose protein sequence is MQLIESTRLALEGLTANKLRASLTMLGIIIGVAAVVLLLGISLTVRKMITSQIKGLGTNLFVVMPGNVDRMGPVSPVNRLKYRDAEMLESRNSYHLKVAPGIFNVAIVKYGSRVRKTTLVVGTTPEFQDCREWKPVRGEFFGKSHLDSDRRVCVLGQAVWKDLFSGLDPLGKSIWIKGSKFRVIGIMEEKGYIFDQNQDDTVFIPLTAAQDLFGLTNISFIYLTTPKTEDIPKAMDEVKRLLRRRLDEDDFSVKSQGEFLSILESITAILTAMLASIGAISLLVGGIGIMNIMLVSVTERTREIGIRKAVGAKPIDILKQFLIEAVAISFTGGLVGIVFSYTVTYLIATFADFHIEIPLTAILIGVVFSVIVGIFFGVYPARKAALLDPIVALRYE
- a CDS encoding GNAT family N-acetyltransferase; this encodes MESISVAPFCYKDTEKLIALWNRCLPIDGITLDIFERKILLDPNFDIDGLQVAKTESGQLVGFMYGVVFRVPLEGAGMLEDLGWITAAGVDPDFRHRGIGLKLWTAVESFFKARNRKIIAIATYAPNYFVPGIDIHAYPEAVQFFEKVGFKITARPLSMDAHIWQFTIPEKILETEKRLLQEGIRIQKYERKYLIPYLEFMRKDMPGNWIRIARENLTLLTYGRFKEEQIFLAIKGDDEIIGYCQYEEEHFGPFGVSDRYQGKGIGQVLLARTIEQMRNRGHHNAWLLWTDDKASVVYSKVGFKESRRYVVMKKEL
- a CDS encoding prepilin-type N-terminal cleavage/methylation domain-containing protein, with the translated sequence MNSIQKQPLYAGFTLVEVLVAALILVIGIVAVYSAVLWGKYYTKKNEYVVTAAHIGRDKMEVIKAFGIYNANDTTAYTVYNPATGTYAVDTVIHPRHPSSADTSFEIETIRSDDTTTGITTFTCHVYLYGRPTTDPKFRNPICSYQTQMSIGGI